A stretch of DNA from Synergistaceae bacterium:
GATTTTAAAAGGATAATCTGTCATAATAGTATATTGTGCTTCACAGGCAAGGCCATTTGAGGAGACAATGACGGCTTGCCGCGGTGGGCAGTTTGATTGATGATTTTCGGAAAGCATTCTTTATTGCGTCCCGCGGATCGAAACTTGATGCATTGAAATATTATATAATCGATTTCGACGCTGAAAATAATAAGGAAATAATATCATGCGACCAATAACGAAATCTAACAATTTTTTAAGCAAACAGCGAGGGATTTCGCTCTATTATCAGGTGGAGGAATTTATTCGGGAACGCATTCAAAATGGCATTTGGCGTGTAGGCGACAAACTCCCGTCCGAACCGGAATTTGCGCAGCAATTGAACGTAAGCCGCGCTACAGTGCGTCAGGCCGTACAGGATCTGGTGCAAAAAGGCATGCTTGAGCGTAAGCACGGTTCTGGAACATATGTCTCCAGCCCTTCCTTTAAAACAGACTTTGTGAGTTTCGATTACCCGGCGGAATTGGGAGGATATCATGAATTGATAAGCTATTCAGAGCAGCTTTGTGATGAAAAAAGCGCAAAGCATCTGCAAATTGCAAAGGGGACCGTCATCGGCATCGCAAGACAAATCCGAACCCTCGGCGACGGTCGGATCGCAGGAATGGAAACGATATATATCAAACAAGAATTTGGCACGCATTTTTCGAAAGAAATGCAGTATGAATTAAACCGCGGATTCATTCAAAAAAACGCGAAAGTAGATTTAACGAAAGTCGACAAAAAGATGAAACCCGTTTTGATTACCGCTCAAGAGGCTGACCTGATGAACGTGAACGCCAACACGCCGGCTTTGTTGCTGACCCGAATCTACTATACGTATAAAAATGTTCCCGTCTACTATGTCGATACGCTCATCCCCGCAGATTTTTGCGAAAAACTTCTTATCGTGTGAATCGCAACAGAGTGTTGCCGAGGTGAATTAATTAAATTAGGTAAACCCCCGGTTCTGCCGAGGGACTCTTGGAATTTGACAGATACGGAAATGGGCTCAATTCTAATCCCTGTGGACCGTTCAAAGCTTACAGGAAAGGAGAGAACTCATGGAAGATACGTCCAATTTATATCACAGTCGTTGGGAATGCAAATATCACATAGTGCGGATACAAAAGTATCGATGTAGTATTGTACATTTCGTATAGATTGTATAAATTGTACAGATTGTACAGAAAGCGCATCAGGGAGGTTTTAAGGTGTTCAAAGTGAAGGAAGCGCTGCCCGGCGACGCCAACAGGAGCATCGCCCGAATGGACCCCGCCGACATGGCGGTTCTTGGTCTCACCGAGGGGCAGATCGTCGAAATCGAGGGAAAACAGACGACAGCGGTGCGCGTCCACGGCTGCGACCCCGAAGACTGCGGAAAACGCGTCATACAAATCGACGGACTGATTCGAGAAAACGCGGGAACCGCGCTGGAGGAAACAGTGGTCGTTCGACGGGCCGATCATCATTTCGCCGGCAGCATCACGCTGCAGCCCCTTTCTTCCATCGCATTGACGGACAGAGAACGGGACAGCGCCTACGTCCTCTCCCTGCTGGAGGGAGTTCCCCTGACCACAGGGGATCGTATTCGCCTGAATCTTTTCGGGACGCGCATCTGCGATTTTCGCGTGTCGGAAACCACGCCTGAAGGAGCGGTGGTCGTAAGCAAAGCCACCTATCTGAATCTGCTAAAAAATCTAAAAATAACGATGCCGAGAAAAATTTCCTACGAAGACATCGGCGGACTGGGAAACCAGATTCGTCACATCCGGGAAATGATTGAGCTGCCTCTGCGTTTTCCTCAGGTGTTCGAGCGCCTCGGCATTCAGCCCCCCAAGGGAGTGCTGCTCTACGGGCCCCCCGGCACGGGGAAAACTGTCATCGCCCGGGCAGTGGCCAACGAAACCGACGCCTGGTTCACCCATATTTCCGGGCCGGAAATCATCGGAAAATTTTACGGAGAAAGCGAGGAGCGGCTGCGCAACATCTTCGAAGAGGCCCAGTCTCGTTCGCCTTCCATTATTTTCATCGACGAAATCGACGCCATCGCCCCAAAACGCGAGGAAATGGGCGGAGAAAAGCAGGTTGAACGACGAGTGGTGGCCCAGCTGCTGGCCCTGATGGACGGGCTTGAATCCCGCGGCCAGATCGTCGTAATCGGCGCGACGAACATCCCCAACTCTCTGGACCCGGCTTTGCGCCGCCCGGGGAGGTTCGACCGGGAAATCTCCATTCCCATTCCCGACCGCAGAGGACGTCATGAAATTCTGCAGATTCACACTCGAGGGATGCCTCTGGCCGGAGATGTGGACCTGAAACGCGTGGCGGACCTGTCCCACGGTTTTGTGGGCGCGGACCTGGAGGCGCTGGCGAAGGAAGCCGCCATGGCCTGTGTGCGGGATGTCCTTCCCTCCGTCAACCTCCAGACCCAGGAAATTCCCTACGAAAAAGTCGCGGCTCTGGAAGTGAAGATGTCCCATTTCACCTCCGCCCTGATGGAAATCGATCCCTCCGCCATCCGCGAGGTTTTTGTGGAGGTCCCCGACATCTCCTGGGAGGACATCGGCGGGCTGGAGGAAATCCGAAAGGAACTTTGCGACGCGGTACAATGGCCCCTTCACAATCCTGAACTTTTTGAACGTTACAACATTCAGCCCCCCAGAGGAATCATGCTCCACGGACCTTCGGGCACGGGTAAAACTTTGCTGGTCAAGGCACTGGCGAAAGAAAGCGGCGTCAACTTCATCTCCGTCAAGGGACCGTCCCTGATGTCGAAGTACGTGGGCGAGTCCGAACGCGCCCTCCGGGAGGTTTTCAAGACGGCGAAACAGGCGGCTCCCTCGATTCTCTATTTTGACGAAATCGAATCCCTGGTCCCCACCCGCGGGCGCGAATCCGGAAGCGGAGCCGCCTTCACGGAACGGGTCATCGGACAGTTTCTGGCGGAAATGAGCGGAATCGAGGAACTGACGGGAGTTGTGGTGCTGGCGACCACGAATCGCCTCGACCTGGTGGATCCGGCTCTTCTCGCCGCCGGACGCTTCGACATGGTTCTGGAGCTGCCCATGCCCGACATGGCGGCCCGGGAGGAAATTTTTTCCATTGAACTGCGCGGGAAAAAACTCGCGGACGACGTGAGCCTGAAAAACCTGGCCGCCCTGACGGAAAACTGCAGCGGCGCCGACATCGCCTTCATCTGCCGCAGGGCCTCCATGCTCGCTCTTCGGGAGAAAACAGACCGGAACGCGCAGACGCCAGACGCGCAAACATCAAAAAACGCTTCCGACCTTTTCGTCGAACGGCGACACTTCGATGCCGCGACTGTGGATCTGCAGAACAAAAAGCGCTGACACCTCATTTTTATAGCTGAGCCATAACGAACGCCCGCCCTCGGCTCGTCCGCGTCCGAAGGCGGGCGTCGCGGTTCTTTCGTCCGTCGTCAGCTCAGGTTGTCGTAAATTTCTCCGTCGATAACGGTGGTCTCGCAAAGGGACATATTGCTGAAGGGATGCCCCGAAAAAATGGCAATATCGGCGTCCTTGCCCGGTTCCAGGGAGCCGACGCGTTTTTCCAGACCCAGAAGTCGGGCCGCGCGGATCGTCACGGACTCAAAAGCCCTTTTTTCCGAAAGTCCTCTGGCAATGCAAAGCCCCACGTGAGCCGGAAGATATTTTGTGCCGGAGGAGGTGTCCGCCGTCAGACAGAAATTGATGCCGGCCTTCTCCAGAATGCCCGGCGTTTCCAGTTTGCAGCCCCAGATTTCCATCTTGGAGAGCGCCATCGTCACAGGCCCGATCACGCAGTCCACACCCTTCTCTTTCAGATAATCGAGAATTTTATAGCCTTCGGTGCAGTGTTCAATCGAATATTTCAAGTTGAACTCTTCGGCGATTCGCGTGGCCGTCACAATATCGTCGGCTCTGTGGGCATGAATGCGGCATTTCATTTCTCCCCGCATCAGGGGAAGCAGAGCCTCCAGTTTGAAGTCGGGCTTCGGCGCTTTTTCGGGGTCGGATTCCGCTCTTTTGAGCTGCTCCGCATACACCTTCGCGTTATACAGCGTCTCCCTCAGAAGGGCGGCTGTCCCCATGCGGGTCACTGGCATTTTTTTGTCCGTGCCGTACACCCTTTTCGGATTTTCTCCAAGGGCCATTTTCATGTGCTCCGAGCCCGGAATGACGATGTCGAAAATGGTGTCGCCCTTTTTCGTCTTGAAACTGATGCCTGTGCCCCCCAAAACGTTGGCGGAGCCGGGACCGGTATAACAGGTCGTAAATCCGGCCTTTCTCGTGTTTTCAATGGCCACATCGTGGGGATTGAGGGCGTCGATGCCGCGAATATGAGGCGTTATGGGATCGCTGACCTCATTGCCATCCAGCATCCCCGGCAGCAGCGGCATGGTCTGGGGTTCATTGAACGTGGAAATATGCGTATGGGCGTCGATAAATCCAGGGGTCACCCACTTGCCGGAGGCGTCGATAACCTTCGCGTCCCCGGGAATGCCCACGTCCACGCCCACGGCGGTTATTTTGGAGCCCTCAGTCAGCACCACGCCGTTCTGAAGAATCTCTCCCACCACCGTAACCACCGTTCCGCCTTTGATCGCCGTTTTCAATTGATAATCCTCCCCGTTCATTATTTCTCTCTCAATATTATTATCTCTCAATTATTACTTTTCCGGAGCGGGAACCGTTTTTACCGGTACAGCACCAGCAGGGACGTGGTGTAGGTGTGGAAAAAGTTTTCCCCTCCCAGAGGGCAGAACTCTCCGAAGCCGTACATGCCCAGCCAGGGCGGGATCTCCCCGTTGTTCAGAAAAGCGTTCTGCATCATGGTGATGATTTCATCCTTCATGACCCTGTCGAAAAGCGTCCTTCCCCGCAGCAGGCAGTCCGACTGAAAGACGGCCACCGGATGAATTTCGCCCTGAAGAGAATTTTCCGCAATCTCTTTGCGCAGGGAGGACAGGGTTCTTTTCTGCTCCGAAAAAATCAGATCCTCGTCCCGGGTGGTCATGTACCACTGCTCGCCCTCCTCCGCGGACACGGACAGCCGGATGGCTCCCGTTTCGTCCATGGGCAGCCCCATGCGAAGGATATGCGGATTTCCGTACTCTGCCGCCAGATCCGGTGGCAGTTTGATGGCCAATCCTCCCGTGATCAGAACGTTTTTCACGTCTTCGGCGGCGAGGTTTCCCAGGGCGCTGGTGTAGGCGGTCCAGGCGGGAAGCCCGTCAAACTCCAAAATTCGGTTGTGTCCGGCCTTCGTAACGGTCAGAGGTTCGCCGCAGGCGTTGAAGCCATGGGTGGCCCGGGCCGCCGCCTTCAGCGTCTTATCCGCAAACCCCACCGCCCAGACGCCGGTGAGGCTGGCCCGGTCTCCGATGTACTGCGACGTGGTGACGGCCTTGTAGTTATCCGAAGACGCTCCGCCGAAAAGGAGCACCTCCCCGAACACCTCATCGAAGGCGGACACAAGTTCGTTGTTGCACGAATCGAGACCGGGGCTCAACAGGTAGATCACATTCGCGGCAGGGAGTTTTTCCTTCAGTTTTTTCGCCAGTTCCAGGCCCTTTTCGAAGGCGCTGTCGGCATGGAAATCGTCCACTGCCGCCCAGGCCACTTCTTCAGCCGGGCCCTCCACCACCATAACCGCCAGGTGACTCATGGACTCTCCGGCGCCTTCTCTTCCGATAACG
This window harbors:
- a CDS encoding FIST C-terminal domain-containing protein gives rise to the protein MLNFRSASVRIANSSRAVEECISVLYGDEALPKGGLWIVNAVIGHRLDKVADAIHARIPEASVVGSSCGGVIGREGAGESMSHLAVMVVEGPAEEVAWAAVDDFHADSAFEKGLELAKKLKEKLPAANVIYLLSPGLDSCNNELVSAFDEVFGEVLLFGGASSDNYKAVTTSQYIGDRASLTGVWAVGFADKTLKAAARATHGFNACGEPLTVTKAGHNRILEFDGLPAWTAYTSALGNLAAEDVKNVLITGGLAIKLPPDLAAEYGNPHILRMGLPMDETGAIRLSVSAEEGEQWYMTTRDEDLIFSEQKRTLSSLRKEIAENSLQGEIHPVAVFQSDCLLRGRTLFDRVMKDEIITMMQNAFLNNGEIPPWLGMYGFGEFCPLGGENFFHTYTTSLLVLYR
- a CDS encoding CDC48 family AAA ATPase codes for the protein MFKVKEALPGDANRSIARMDPADMAVLGLTEGQIVEIEGKQTTAVRVHGCDPEDCGKRVIQIDGLIRENAGTALEETVVVRRADHHFAGSITLQPLSSIALTDRERDSAYVLSLLEGVPLTTGDRIRLNLFGTRICDFRVSETTPEGAVVVSKATYLNLLKNLKITMPRKISYEDIGGLGNQIRHIREMIELPLRFPQVFERLGIQPPKGVLLYGPPGTGKTVIARAVANETDAWFTHISGPEIIGKFYGESEERLRNIFEEAQSRSPSIIFIDEIDAIAPKREEMGGEKQVERRVVAQLLALMDGLESRGQIVVIGATNIPNSLDPALRRPGRFDREISIPIPDRRGRHEILQIHTRGMPLAGDVDLKRVADLSHGFVGADLEALAKEAAMACVRDVLPSVNLQTQEIPYEKVAALEVKMSHFTSALMEIDPSAIREVFVEVPDISWEDIGGLEEIRKELCDAVQWPLHNPELFERYNIQPPRGIMLHGPSGTGKTLLVKALAKESGVNFISVKGPSLMSKYVGESERALREVFKTAKQAAPSILYFDEIESLVPTRGRESGSGAAFTERVIGQFLAEMSGIEELTGVVVLATTNRLDLVDPALLAAGRFDMVLELPMPDMAAREEIFSIELRGKKLADDVSLKNLAALTENCSGADIAFICRRASMLALREKTDRNAQTPDAQTSKNASDLFVERRHFDAATVDLQNKKR
- a CDS encoding amidohydrolase, yielding MKTAIKGGTVVTVVGEILQNGVVLTEGSKITAVGVDVGIPGDAKVIDASGKWVTPGFIDAHTHISTFNEPQTMPLLPGMLDGNEVSDPITPHIRGIDALNPHDVAIENTRKAGFTTCYTGPGSANVLGGTGISFKTKKGDTIFDIVIPGSEHMKMALGENPKRVYGTDKKMPVTRMGTAALLRETLYNAKVYAEQLKRAESDPEKAPKPDFKLEALLPLMRGEMKCRIHAHRADDIVTATRIAEEFNLKYSIEHCTEGYKILDYLKEKGVDCVIGPVTMALSKMEIWGCKLETPGILEKAGINFCLTADTSSGTKYLPAHVGLCIARGLSEKRAFESVTIRAARLLGLEKRVGSLEPGKDADIAIFSGHPFSNMSLCETTVIDGEIYDNLS
- a CDS encoding GntR family transcriptional regulator; amino-acid sequence: MRPITKSNNFLSKQRGISLYYQVEEFIRERIQNGIWRVGDKLPSEPEFAQQLNVSRATVRQAVQDLVQKGMLERKHGSGTYVSSPSFKTDFVSFDYPAELGGYHELISYSEQLCDEKSAKHLQIAKGTVIGIARQIRTLGDGRIAGMETIYIKQEFGTHFSKEMQYELNRGFIQKNAKVDLTKVDKKMKPVLITAQEADLMNVNANTPALLLTRIYYTYKNVPVYYVDTLIPADFCEKLLIV